A DNA window from Guyparkeria halophila contains the following coding sequences:
- a CDS encoding NADH-quinone oxidoreductase subunit J, which translates to MSLYQILFYVFASVAVIAAIRVVTVRNPVHAALFLVLTFFSTALIWILMEAEFLGIVLLLVYVGAVMVLFLFVVMMLDVNIAPLREGFIRNLPVGVFVALVMIVELALILGPASFGLDIYPSPEPAPADAGNTLAIGQVLYTKFVYPFEIAAFILLVAIVAAIALAHRRRPGVHYQDIDAQVRVRAEDRVRIAELDADKTRRGDVAGDSKANQDKETS; encoded by the coding sequence ATGTCGCTCTATCAGATCCTTTTTTACGTATTCGCCTCGGTCGCGGTGATCGCCGCCATTCGCGTGGTGACGGTCAGGAACCCGGTGCATGCCGCGCTGTTCCTGGTCCTGACGTTCTTCTCGACCGCACTGATCTGGATCCTGATGGAGGCGGAGTTCCTCGGCATCGTGCTGTTGCTTGTCTACGTCGGCGCGGTGATGGTGCTGTTCCTGTTCGTCGTGATGATGCTCGACGTCAATATCGCGCCGCTGCGCGAGGGCTTCATCCGCAACCTGCCGGTGGGCGTGTTCGTCGCGCTGGTGATGATCGTCGAGCTGGCATTGATTCTCGGCCCGGCGAGCTTCGGCCTGGACATCTACCCGTCACCGGAGCCGGCGCCGGCCGATGCGGGCAACACGCTCGCCATTGGCCAGGTGCTTTACACCAAGTTCGTCTACCCGTTCGAGATCGCGGCGTTCATCCTGCTGGTCGCCATCGTCGCGGCGATCGCGCTCGCCCACCGTCGCCGCCCGGGCGTCCACTACCAGGACATCGACGCTCAGGTACGCGTGCGTGCCGAGGATCGGGTCCGCATTGCCGAGCTGGACGCCGACAAGACGCGCCGTGGCGATGTCGCGGGCGACTCCAAAGCCAACCAGGATAAGGAAACGTCATGA
- the nuoK gene encoding NADH-quinone oxidoreductase subunit NuoK yields MISLSEFLIFGGLLFSISVAGIFLNRKNVLVLLMAIELMLLAVNVNFVAFSHFSGDIDGQAFVFFVLTVAAAEAAIGLAILVTLFRNRRTINVEDLTEMKG; encoded by the coding sequence ATGATCAGCCTGTCCGAGTTCCTGATCTTCGGCGGTCTGCTGTTCTCGATCAGCGTCGCCGGCATCTTCCTCAACCGCAAGAACGTGCTCGTGCTGCTGATGGCGATCGAGCTCATGCTGCTCGCGGTCAACGTGAATTTCGTGGCGTTCTCGCACTTCTCCGGCGACATTGACGGGCAGGCGTTCGTGTTCTTCGTCCTGACAGTGGCCGCGGCCGAGGCGGCGATCGGTCTTGCCATCCTGGTGACGCTGTTCCGCAATCGACGCACGATCAACGTCGAAGACCTGACCGAGATGAAGGGCTG
- the nuoH gene encoding NADH-quinone oxidoreductase subunit NuoH, whose amino-acid sequence MITEWLSPVIGWMSPSWQYLVVHVLLTLVIMMPIIVAVAYLTLAERKVIGYMHVRIGPNRVGPRGLFQPFADVFKLMFKEVITPTVANKFIFYLAPILILVAALVAWAVIPFDDGWVLADINAGLLYVLAIGAAGVYGVILAGWASNSKYALLGGMRSAAHKVAYELAMGFALVGVLMVAGSLNLSEIVRGQEGSILHWYWLPLLPMFVVYFVSGVAETNRAPFDISEGESEIVAGFHVEYSGIAFALFMLAEYASMILISALAAVMFLGGWLSPFQGTFLEPVFAFVPGIVWFLLKISALLFVFIWFRATFPRFRYDQIMRLGWKVFIPVTILWIVVEGAFFYFEVGPWF is encoded by the coding sequence ATGATCACCGAATGGCTTTCCCCGGTCATCGGCTGGATGTCGCCGTCATGGCAGTACCTGGTGGTGCACGTGCTGCTGACCCTGGTCATCATGATGCCCATCATCGTGGCGGTGGCCTACCTTACGCTCGCCGAGCGCAAGGTGATCGGTTACATGCACGTGCGCATCGGTCCCAACCGGGTCGGGCCGCGCGGGTTGTTCCAGCCATTCGCCGATGTATTCAAGCTGATGTTCAAGGAGGTGATCACCCCGACGGTCGCCAACAAGTTCATCTTCTATCTCGCGCCGATCCTGATCCTGGTCGCGGCCTTGGTCGCCTGGGCCGTCATCCCGTTCGACGACGGCTGGGTGCTGGCCGATATCAACGCGGGTCTGCTGTACGTGTTGGCGATCGGCGCGGCGGGCGTCTACGGCGTGATCCTGGCCGGCTGGGCCTCGAACTCCAAGTACGCCCTGCTGGGCGGGATGCGCTCGGCGGCGCACAAGGTGGCCTACGAGCTCGCCATGGGCTTCGCACTGGTCGGTGTGCTGATGGTCGCCGGCAGCCTGAACCTGTCCGAGATCGTGCGCGGCCAGGAGGGCAGCATCTTGCACTGGTACTGGCTGCCGCTGCTGCCGATGTTCGTGGTCTACTTCGTCTCCGGCGTGGCCGAAACCAACCGGGCGCCATTCGATATCTCCGAGGGCGAGTCTGAAATCGTGGCCGGCTTCCACGTCGAGTACTCCGGCATCGCGTTTGCCCTGTTCATGTTGGCCGAGTACGCCAGCATGATCCTGATCTCGGCACTTGCGGCGGTGATGTTCCTCGGCGGCTGGCTGTCACCATTCCAGGGCACGTTCCTCGAGCCGGTGTTCGCCTTCGTGCCGGGTATCGTCTGGTTCCTGCTGAAAATCTCGGCGCTGCTGTTCGTCTTCATCTGGTTCCGGGCGACGTTCCCGCGTTTCCGCTACGACCAGATCATGCGACTGGGCTGGAAGGTCTTCATTCCGGTAACGATCCTGTGGATCGTGGTAGAGGGCGCGTTCTTCTACTTCGAAGTCGGTCCGTGGTTCTAA
- the nuoI gene encoding NADH-quinone oxidoreductase subunit NuoI, whose amino-acid sequence MNAIKHFFKTWFLWELLLGMSVTGKYFFGHKYTVQYPEEKTPQSPRFRGLHALRRYANGEERCIACKLCEAVCPALAITIESEQREDGTRRTTRYDIDLFKCIYCGFCEEACPVDSIVETRVYEYHFENRGENIMTKDKLLEIGDRLEPQIAADRLADAAYR is encoded by the coding sequence ATGAACGCGATCAAGCATTTCTTCAAGACCTGGTTCCTGTGGGAGCTGTTGCTCGGCATGTCGGTGACCGGCAAGTACTTCTTCGGTCACAAGTACACCGTCCAGTACCCGGAGGAGAAGACACCGCAGTCACCGCGCTTCCGCGGTCTGCACGCACTGCGGCGCTACGCCAACGGTGAGGAGCGCTGTATTGCCTGCAAGCTCTGCGAGGCGGTTTGCCCGGCGCTGGCGATCACCATCGAATCCGAACAGCGCGAGGACGGCACACGCCGGACCACGCGGTACGACATCGACCTGTTCAAGTGCATCTACTGCGGCTTCTGCGAAGAGGCCTGCCCGGTGGATTCCATCGTCGAGACAAGGGTTTACGAGTACCACTTCGAGAATCGTGGCGAGAACATCATGACCAAGGACAAGCTCCTGGAGATCGGTGATCGCCTCGAGCCGCAGATCGCGGCGGACCGGTTGGCGGATGCCGCCTACCGGTAA
- the nuoG gene encoding NADH-quinone oxidoreductase subunit NuoG — MSDEQITFEVDGMTLQGNPGDMLIEVTDKAGINIPRFCYHRKLSIAANCRMCLVEVERAPKPLPACSTPISEGMKVSTRSPKAISAQRSTMEFLLINHPLDCPICDQGGECELQDVAMGYGEGVGQYSEAKRVVKDKDIGPLIATDMTRCIHCTRCVRFGEEIAGLKELGATGRTDQMEIGTYISKSVTSELSGNVIDLCPVGALTAKPSRYTHRPWELVQHKHLSTHDAFGSNLYIHTREGRVMRTVPRDNDAVNETWIADRDRYAYTGLFTDDRLTRPMVKRDGEWVAASWEEALEAAAQGIQQIVNQQGPASLGALVSANASLEEQYLAARIVRGMGSNNIDHRLRQTDFSGDADDPVMPWLGMDIPAIADLNAAVTVGMAVREEVPLFAHRLRQTALNNQAHVTLIHPYQQDLTFPARQAPSQAAEGGDLGSLLALLKAAGGDIPSNLADHPVGSIEEAAAIVAELKDAEKGAIFLGAVAQNAPDFAAQRAVAAELARLTGVQLGIVAQGGNAAGAWLAGAVPHRAAGGADAVGHGRHAADMLADPCEAMILQGVEPEFDSAAGQAAIERLEQAGCVVAITSYVTPAMKRYADVLLPMGTAVETAGTWVNGEGRWQSVNGAVRALGESRPAWKILRVLGNMLDLNGFDYMAVTEVRRELQTQCQEVALENKTASLADARFELPDQAGQGAYQRIAPVAMYGIDPVIRRAAPLQGTEKTQLQRHVLVNPADAEREGWADDMTAAIEQDGVRAELPIRVDPRVTPGSVVVFSGVHAGELAPRAGKVEIQVEVAA; from the coding sequence ATGAGTGACGAGCAGATTACCTTTGAAGTCGACGGCATGACCCTCCAGGGCAACCCGGGGGACATGTTGATCGAGGTGACGGACAAGGCGGGGATCAACATCCCGCGCTTCTGTTATCACCGCAAGCTGTCGATCGCGGCCAACTGCCGCATGTGCCTGGTGGAGGTCGAACGCGCGCCCAAGCCGCTGCCGGCCTGTTCGACGCCGATCTCCGAGGGCATGAAGGTTTCCACGCGCAGCCCCAAGGCGATCAGCGCACAGCGCTCGACCATGGAGTTCCTGCTGATCAACCACCCGCTCGATTGCCCGATCTGCGATCAGGGCGGCGAGTGCGAGCTCCAGGACGTGGCCATGGGCTACGGCGAGGGCGTCGGCCAGTACTCCGAGGCCAAGCGCGTGGTCAAGGACAAGGACATCGGTCCGCTGATCGCGACCGACATGACCCGCTGCATCCACTGCACCCGCTGCGTGCGTTTCGGCGAGGAAATCGCGGGCCTCAAGGAACTGGGCGCGACCGGGCGTACCGACCAAATGGAGATCGGCACCTATATCTCCAAGAGTGTTACCTCCGAGCTGTCCGGCAACGTCATCGACCTGTGCCCGGTCGGTGCCCTGACGGCCAAACCTTCGCGTTACACGCATCGCCCGTGGGAACTGGTGCAGCACAAGCACCTGTCCACGCACGATGCCTTCGGCTCGAACCTCTACATCCACACCCGCGAAGGGCGGGTGATGCGTACCGTTCCGCGTGACAACGACGCGGTCAACGAGACCTGGATCGCCGATCGCGATCGTTACGCCTATACCGGCCTGTTCACCGACGATCGACTGACCCGTCCGATGGTCAAGCGTGACGGCGAGTGGGTGGCCGCGAGCTGGGAGGAGGCACTTGAGGCCGCCGCCCAGGGCATCCAGCAGATCGTCAACCAACAGGGGCCCGCGTCCCTCGGCGCGCTGGTCTCGGCCAATGCGAGCCTCGAGGAGCAGTACCTGGCCGCGCGCATCGTCCGCGGCATGGGCTCGAACAATATCGACCACCGTCTGCGCCAGACCGATTTCTCCGGTGATGCCGACGACCCGGTCATGCCGTGGCTCGGTATGGACATCCCCGCGATCGCCGATCTGAACGCGGCCGTGACAGTCGGCATGGCGGTGCGCGAAGAGGTACCGCTGTTCGCCCATCGTCTGCGTCAGACGGCGCTGAACAACCAGGCGCACGTCACCCTGATTCATCCCTACCAACAGGATCTCACCTTCCCGGCGCGCCAGGCCCCGAGCCAGGCGGCCGAGGGTGGCGATCTGGGTAGCCTGCTGGCGCTGCTCAAGGCGGCCGGTGGTGACATTCCGTCGAATCTGGCCGATCACCCGGTCGGGTCGATCGAGGAGGCCGCGGCGATCGTCGCGGAGCTCAAGGATGCCGAGAAGGGCGCGATCTTCTTGGGTGCCGTGGCGCAGAACGCCCCCGACTTCGCCGCGCAGCGAGCCGTGGCGGCCGAGCTGGCACGCCTGACCGGCGTTCAACTGGGCATCGTCGCTCAGGGGGGCAACGCCGCCGGTGCCTGGCTTGCCGGGGCCGTGCCGCACCGCGCCGCCGGTGGCGCCGATGCCGTCGGTCACGGTCGTCACGCCGCCGACATGCTGGCCGATCCCTGCGAGGCGATGATCCTGCAAGGCGTCGAGCCGGAATTCGACTCGGCCGCCGGGCAGGCCGCCATCGAGCGGCTGGAGCAGGCCGGTTGCGTGGTCGCCATCACCAGTTACGTCACCCCCGCGATGAAGCGTTACGCGGACGTGCTGTTGCCGATGGGCACCGCGGTCGAGACGGCCGGCACCTGGGTCAACGGCGAAGGCCGCTGGCAGTCGGTCAACGGCGCGGTGCGCGCATTGGGCGAGTCGCGTCCGGCCTGGAAGATCCTGCGGGTGCTGGGCAACATGCTCGACCTCAACGGCTTTGACTACATGGCGGTCACTGAGGTGCGCCGCGAGCTCCAGACGCAATGCCAGGAAGTGGCGCTCGAGAACAAGACCGCGTCCCTTGCCGACGCGCGCTTCGAACTGCCGGACCAAGCCGGGCAGGGCGCCTACCAGCGGATTGCCCCGGTCGCGATGTACGGCATCGATCCGGTCATCCGCCGGGCGGCCCCGCTGCAGGGCACCGAAAAGACCCAGTTGCAACGGCACGTGCTGGTCAACCCGGCCGATGCCGAGCGCGAGGGCTGGGCGGACGACATGACCGCGGCGATCGAGCAGGACGGCGTGCGCGCCGAGTTGCCAATCCGCGTCGACCCGCGCGTCACGCCGGGCAGTGTGGTGGTGTTCAGTGGCGTGCACGCCGGTGAACTGGCACCGCGTGCCGGTAAGGTCGAAATTCAGGTGGAGGTCGCCGCATGA